Proteins from one Pyrobaculum neutrophilum V24Sta genomic window:
- a CDS encoding metal-sulfur cluster assembly factor, translating into MEEKPIFETNLPPDKAKKVVEVLREVYDPEIPINVYDLGLIRKVTLEDGVLKVVMTLTAVGCPVAGNVAQEVGYAIQAAVPEAKDVEVELDFEKPWDPTQMTPQGRELFKAIYGYDIVEQYMAQQQAAQLER; encoded by the coding sequence ATGGAAGAGAAGCCGATCTTCGAGACCAACCTGCCTCCCGACAAGGCGAAGAAGGTCGTGGAGGTGCTGAGGGAGGTGTACGACCCCGAGATCCCCATAAACGTCTACGACCTCGGCTTGATCAGAAAGGTGACTCTGGAAGACGGCGTGTTGAAGGTGGTTATGACTCTGACGGCCGTGGGGTGCCCCGTAGCCGGCAACGTGGCCCAGGAGGTGGGATACGCCATCCAAGCCGCAGTGCCGGAGGCAAAAGACGTGGAGGTGGAGCTAGACTTCGAAAAGCCCTGGGACCCCACCCAGATGACCCCCCAGGGGAGGGAGCTCTTCAAGGCGATATACGGCTACGATATAGTGGAGCAGTACATGGCGCAACAACAAGCCGCCCAGCTAGAGCGATAG
- a CDS encoding sulfurtransferase TusA family protein: MEVIDVSGMQCPDPLRKVASVLASAPPGSRYRIVTDDYVCYVMLRRLMAVNDVKIVEADEGGPYALVVEKY, encoded by the coding sequence ATGGAGGTTATAGACGTGTCCGGCATGCAGTGCCCCGACCCCCTCCGGAAGGTGGCCTCGGTCTTGGCGTCGGCGCCGCCGGGGTCCCGGTACCGTATTGTGACAGACGACTACGTCTGCTACGTGATGCTCAGGAGGCTCATGGCCGTCAACGACGTGAAGATCGTCGAGGCCGACGAGGGCGGGCCCTACGCCC